One window of the Shewanella maritima genome contains the following:
- a CDS encoding co-chaperone GroES: protein MNIRPLHDRVIVKRTEVESTSAGGIVLTGSAAEVSTRGEILAVGNGRILENGTVQPLDVKVGDVVIFNEGYGVKKEKIDGEEVLILSESDLVAVVG from the coding sequence ATGAATATTCGTCCATTACATGACCGCGTAATCGTTAAGCGTACCGAAGTTGAGTCAACCTCAGCGGGTGGCATTGTATTGACTGGTAGCGCTGCAGAAGTTTCAACGCGTGGTGAAATATTAGCCGTGGGCAACGGCCGTATTTTAGAAAATGGCACAGTTCAACCACTAGACGTAAAAGTGGGCGACGTGGTGATCTTCAACGAAGGTTACGGCGTGAAAAAAGAAAAAATTGACGGTGAAGAAGTACTTATCCTGTCTGAATCTGACCTAGTAGCGGTAGTAGGCTAA
- a CDS encoding MATE family efflux transporter, with amino-acid sequence MNDKHGLLTQPIGRVLMNMTLPNLLGILTVLGSSLVDMFFIGKLGTEPLAAISFTFPVTLVISSIVIGIGAGLSTNLGRLIGSGNQQTAKVFLFDVICITFTIISVLCLIGLMFIDPLFTLLGANSDILLLIHDYMIYAFLGAPFLALLMVGNQALRATGDTKPPAQIMISAAIVNIILDPILIFGVGPIPAMGLKGAAIATTVSWLVALSVSGYLILIKRELVKFAPFCRARLVKNWRSLAHIARPAALMNMINPIANGVLMAMLARVDHASVAAFGTGVKIESVLLIVVMALSSSLSPFIAQNLGAGQPQRAKQALLMSLKFVLIFQSLLYIPLLFSVDFLTGLFTDDPQVVKGLSFYLTFLPLAYGPLGMVIVFANSLNAYHQPVTSLLINLTRLFLIMLPLAALGLAIGGETGLMLALPITNTIMGAACYYMATRVSEPTLAQRRHAADAVIE; translated from the coding sequence ATGAACGATAAACACGGTTTACTCACTCAACCTATTGGGCGTGTGTTAATGAACATGACCCTACCTAACCTACTCGGTATTTTAACCGTGTTGGGTAGCAGTTTGGTGGACATGTTTTTTATCGGAAAGCTTGGCACAGAGCCGTTAGCAGCGATTAGCTTCACCTTCCCGGTTACTCTGGTTATCTCAAGTATTGTGATTGGTATAGGCGCAGGGCTTTCGACCAACCTTGGTAGGCTGATAGGTTCGGGCAATCAGCAGACCGCCAAGGTGTTTTTGTTCGATGTAATCTGCATCACATTTACCATCATTAGTGTCCTGTGCCTGATTGGCCTGATGTTCATTGACCCATTATTTACGCTGCTGGGTGCCAACAGTGACATCTTATTGCTGATCCACGACTACATGATTTATGCCTTTCTTGGTGCACCGTTTTTAGCGCTATTGATGGTCGGTAATCAGGCACTAAGAGCTACTGGCGATACTAAGCCACCTGCGCAAATTATGATTTCAGCAGCGATAGTAAACATCATCCTCGACCCGATTTTAATCTTTGGCGTTGGCCCAATTCCGGCAATGGGATTAAAGGGTGCAGCGATTGCGACCACTGTATCTTGGCTAGTGGCGCTGTCTGTTTCTGGGTATTTGATTTTAATCAAGCGTGAACTGGTAAAATTTGCGCCGTTTTGCCGCGCGCGCTTAGTTAAAAACTGGCGCTCATTAGCACATATCGCCAGACCCGCTGCACTTATGAACATGATAAACCCGATTGCCAACGGCGTACTGATGGCAATGCTAGCAAGGGTTGACCATGCTAGCGTGGCGGCATTTGGTACTGGGGTAAAAATCGAATCAGTCTTGTTGATTGTGGTAATGGCGCTGTCATCAAGCTTATCGCCGTTCATCGCACAAAACTTAGGTGCAGGGCAACCGCAAAGAGCGAAACAGGCGCTGTTAATGTCGCTCAAGTTTGTGCTGATATTCCAAAGCTTGCTGTACATTCCACTGCTGTTTAGCGTCGATTTCTTAACTGGCTTGTTTACCGACGACCCACAAGTAGTCAAAGGGCTAAGCTTTTACCTCACATTTCTGCCGCTGGCTTATGGGCCATTAGGCATGGTGATTGTGTTTGCCAACAGCTTAAACGCCTATCATCAGCCAGTAACGTCACTGCTGATTAACCTCACCCGCTTGTTCTTAATCATGCTGCCTCTGGCAGCACTGGGCTTAGCCATTGGCGGTGAAACAGGGTTAATGTTGGCGCTGCCAATTACCAATACCATTATGGGCGCCGCTTGTTATTACATGGCAACCAGAGTAAGTGAGCCAACACTGGCGCAGCGCCGCCATGCTGCCGATGCAGTCATTGAATGA